A segment of the Aureimonas sp. SA4125 genome:
GAACAGCGCATGGGTGCCGACGACGATGTCGGTCCGCCCCTCGGCAATCGCCGCCAGCTTTTCCGCCCTGGTGCGGCCGGTGTCGCGGCCGGTGAGGAGGGTCATATGCAAGCCCGCGGCCTCGGCATAGGATGCGAGCCCCTGCGCGTGCTGACGGGCGAGGATTTCCGTCGGGGCGAGCAGCGCCGACTGCGCCCCGGCCTCGGCAGCCCGTGCCATCGCCATCAGCGCCACCACCGTCTTCCCGGCGCCGACATCGCCCTGCAGCAGGCGCAGCATGCGCTCGCCATCGGCCATGTCGGCATCGATCTCGGCAATGGCCTGGGCCTGACCCGCGGTCAGCACGAAGGGCAGGGCGGCGATCACCCTGGCCGTGCGGCTGCCGTCGCCCTTCAGCGGCCGGCCGCGCGCTTTCTTCATCTTCTGCCGGGACAAAGCGAGCGCCAGCTGGCCGGCGAGGAACTCGTCATAGGCGAGTCGTCGCCAGGGCGCACCGAGAGGGTCGATGGCGAGCGCGTCCTCGGGGGCATGCAGGCGGCTCAGCGCGTCATTGAACCGGGGAAACGAGTGCTTCGCGACAATGGCGGGGTCGATCCACTCGGCCAGCGCCGGCACTTCGGCGAGGCTGCCGGCGATCGCCTTGCGCAGGACCTTCGCCGAGAGGCCGGCGGTGAGCGGATAGACCGGCTCGACCAGCGGCATCGTCTCGGCCTCTTCGAGGCTGCAGACGAAGTCCGGATGGACCATCTGCGGCCGGCCATTGAACCATTCGACCCGGCCCGAGACGACCATGGTCTCGCCGACCGGTAAGAGCTTTTCCATCCAGCCGGACTGGGCGCGAAAGTAGGTGAGGGCGATCTCGCCCGTCTCGTCCTGCGCGAACACCCGGTAGGGCATGCTCGACGCTCGCCCCGGCGCCTGGTGGCGGTCGATGCGCACCGTCAGGGTGACGATCGCCCCCTCCGGCGCCATCGCGATCTCGCCGCGCTGGCGCCGGTCGACGACGCTGGCGGGGAGATGCAGCAATAGGTCGCGCACCCTCAAGCTGGCGTCCGAACCGGACGGCAGGAGCAGCGTCTTCAACAGGCCGGCAAGTTTTGGCCCGACACCGTCGAGCGTGGTCACCGGCGCGAAGAGGGGATCGAGGAGCGAGGGGCGCATGCGGGGAGGTTTATAGGCTGCTGCGGCGCTGACAAGTCCGGCATCCCGCCAGCCGAAATCCGGCGACGGGCTGACACTGTGCAAGGCTCCCTATATACGGAGCGCAATCCCAGCATCCGGATAAGACATGTCAGGCACGCGCCGCTCCTCCACCGATCTCGACGTCCGCCGCCGCAAGGCGCTGTTCCGCTCCTGGCATCGCGGCATGCGCGAGATGGATCTCGTCTTCGGCCGATTCGCCGATGCGCAGATCAGCGAGCTCAGCGACGCCGAAATGGATGATTTCGAGCTGCTGCTCGACACCATCGACCGCGATGTCTTCATGTGGCTCACCGACGAGATTGCCGTCCCCGAGGCGTTCGACACGCCGCTCTACCGCCGCATCAAGGCGTTCTGCGCCGTTGACGGGGCGGTCGCGCGATGAAGAACCAGGAGCGCCTGGCCAAGGCCCTCGGCGGCGGCCACGGCCTGTCGATCGGCAATGTGCTCGACGGCTACGAGCCATTCCTCCTGGCCGAAATCGCCCGGCAGCGGTCGCCGAAGAAGCCGTTGATCTTCGTCATGCGCAACGGCAACCGCATGGCCGAGCTGGAAGACGCGTTGCGCTTCGTCGCGCCCGAGCTGCCCATCATCTCGCTGCCCGCCTGGGACTGCCTGCCCTACGACCGCGTCGGTCCTTCCGCAGAAGCCGCCGCCATGCGCCTCTCGGCGATGACGGCGCTCGGCAATCTGCGCGCCGAGCCGCACCGGGCGCTCGTCCTCACCACCGCCAACGCGCTGCTGCAGAAGATGCCGCCGGCGCAGGTGCTGGCGGACGAAACGATCTCGGCCAAGGCGAGCGGCCGCATCGCCATGGACCACATCGTCAAGGTGCTGCAGCGCGGCGGCTTCGAGCGCGTGGCGACGGTGCGCGAGCGTGGCGAGTTCGCGGTGCGCGGCGGCATCCTCGACCTGTTCGCGCCGAGCGACGAGGAGCCGATCCGGCTCGACTTCTTCGGCGACACACTGGAATCGATCCGCACCTTCGATCCCGCGACCCAGCGCACCACCGCCCAGCGCAAGAGTTTCGAACTCGCTCCGGTCAGCGAAGTGTCGCTGAAGGACGAGACGATCAGCCGCTTCCGCACAAACTACCTCAAGCGCTTCGGTGCACCGCTGAGGAATGACGGCCTCTACGCCGCGATCAGCGAGGGCCGGCGTTTCTCCGGCATGGAGCACTGGCTGCCGCTCTTCTACGAAAAGCTCGATTCGCTCTTCGACTACTGCGCCGGTTTTCCGATCGTTCTCGACCACCTCGTGCTGGAGGCCGTCGCCGAGCGCCGCAAGACCATCCAGGACCATTATGACAGCCGCAAGCGCGGCGCGGGCGAGGGGACGAGCGAGGCCGTCCCCTATCATCCGGTCGATCCGGACGAATTGTATCTTTCCGAGGACGAGCTGATCGGCGGCCTCGCCAGCGCCGATCCGGTGCGTCTGTCGGCCTTCGCGCTGCCGGACAAGGGTGGGCGCGACACGGTGAACCTCGAGATCACCCGCGGCCGCAATTTCTCCGCCGAGCGCGCGGCCGGCGACGTCAACGTTTTCGAGCGCGCCGTCGAGCACATCTCGACGCTCCGTGCGAACGGCCTGAAGGTCATCCTCGCCGCCTGGTCCGAAGGCACCCGCGAACGCCTGGTGCAGGTCGTCGAAGAGCACGGCCTCGGCGGCCTGAAGGCGGTCGAGAGCTTCAAGCAGGCGCTGGAGGCGCCGAAGAACGTCGTCGCGACGGCCGTGCTCGGCATCGAGGCCGGCTTTGTGACCGACCGCATCGCCGTGATCGCCGAACAGGACATCCTCGGCGACCGCCTGGTACGCCGGGCCCGCC
Coding sequences within it:
- the recG gene encoding ATP-dependent DNA helicase RecG, with protein sequence MRPSLLDPLFAPVTTLDGVGPKLAGLLKTLLLPSGSDASLRVRDLLLHLPASVVDRRQRGEIAMAPEGAIVTLTVRIDRHQAPGRASSMPYRVFAQDETGEIALTYFRAQSGWMEKLLPVGETMVVSGRVEWFNGRPQMVHPDFVCSLEEAETMPLVEPVYPLTAGLSAKVLRKAIAGSLAEVPALAEWIDPAIVAKHSFPRFNDALSRLHAPEDALAIDPLGAPWRRLAYDEFLAGQLALALSRQKMKKARGRPLKGDGSRTARVIAALPFVLTAGQAQAIAEIDADMADGERMLRLLQGDVGAGKTVVALMAMARAAEAGAQSALLAPTEILARQHAQGLASYAEAAGLHMTLLTGRDTGRTRAEKLAAIAEGRTDIVVGTHALFQDAVEYHDLGLVVVDEQHRFGVHQRLSLTAKGRTPDLLVMTATPIPRTLVLAAFGDMDVSKLQGKPAGRKPITTVAVPMERLPEIVARAGKAMDDGDKLYWVCPLVEESEKSDLMAAEERHRQLAGIFGDRVGLVHGRMTGEEKDAAMADFKAGRTRIVVATTVIEVGVDVPDATIIVIEHAERFGLSQLHQLRGRVGRGSKPSSCVLLYRAPLGETAKARIAVMRETEDGFRIAEEDLKLRGEGDLLGTKQSGLPGFRVAQVELHGDLLETARDDARLVLTRDSELETPRGEALRTLLYLFGRDDAIRLLRAG
- a CDS encoding succinate dehydrogenase assembly factor 2, whose amino-acid sequence is MSGTRRSSTDLDVRRRKALFRSWHRGMREMDLVFGRFADAQISELSDAEMDDFELLLDTIDRDVFMWLTDEIAVPEAFDTPLYRRIKAFCAVDGAVAR